CGAGTTCGACTCGGGCGACCTCCTCAAGCTCTACCGCGAGATGGACGACCGCGACGAGGAGCCGGTGATCGTCTACCACTCGCACACGGCGACCGAGGCCTACCCCTCGCGCACCGACATCACGTACGCCAACGAGCCGGGCGCCCACTACGTCCTGGTTTCCACGGCCGACACCGACGACGCGGGCGAGTTCCAGTTCCGCTCCTACCGGATCGTGGACGGCGAGGTCACCGAAGAAGAGGTGAAGGTCGTCCAGGCATACTGAGCTTCACCTTTGAGGCGGCAGGACCCAGGAAGCCGGTGCGAATCCGGCACGGTCCCGCCACTGTGACCCCACCCTCCGCGGGCGGGGCAGTCAGGAACTGACCTGCCGCCTTCTTCTCCCACGACGCAGGGGACGCGGAAATCCCCTGGAGGAGGCAGCTCAGCCATGTCCCGCCCCATATCCCGCCCCCTACGCCTGCTCGCGGCAGCAGCCCTGCTCGTCCCGCTCGCCGCCTGCTCGTCCGCCGCCGACTCCGGCACGCAATCCGATGCGGGCAAGCCCACCGCGAAGGCCGCCGGATTCCCGTACACGGTCACCAACTGCGGCGTGAAGACGACGTACGAAGAACCCCCGAAGCGCGCCGTGACGATGAACCAGCACGCGACGGAAGTGCTCCTGGAACTGGGCCTGGAGGACCGCATCGCCGGCACGGCCTACCTGGACGACAAGGTCCTGCCGAAGTACGCGAAGGCCTACGCGGACGCCCCGGTCCTCGCCAAGGAGTACCCCTCCTACGAGAAGCTCCTCGCGGCCGACCCCGAATTCGTCTACGGCGGCTACGCGAGCGCCTTCCAGGCGGGCGAGGGCCGCAGCCGCGGGGCCCTGGCCAAGTCCGGCATCGAGAGCCGCCTCAACGTCGAGGGCTGCGCGAAGAAGCCCGTGACCATGGACGACGTCTACCGCGAGGTGCGGGAGGTCGGCTCCACCTTCGGGGTGCGGGCGCGGGCCGACAAGTGGGTGGGCCAGGCGCGGCGCGACCTGAAGGACGCCGCCAAGGACACGAAGGGCCGCGAGCCCGTCCCCGTCTTCGTCTACGACAGCGGCGACAAGACCGCGTTCACGGCGGGCGGCCGCGGCATCGGCAACGACATCATCGAGCGGGCGGGCGGCCGCAACGTCTTCGCCGACCTCGACAAGTCCTTCGGCGACGCCTCCTGGGAGACGGTGGTCGACCGCAACCCCGAGGTCATCGTGATCCTCGACTACGGCGGCACGACCGTGGCCCAGAAGAAGAAGCGCCTCCTGGACGACCCGGTCCTCGCGGACGTCCCCGCCATCGAGCACAAGCGCTTCGCGGTACTGCCGCTGTCGGACGCGGTGGTGGGGGTGAGGGCACCGGGGGCGGTGAAGAAGCTGGCGGACCAGCTGTGAAGGGGCTTTCGCGGAGCCGCTCCCAGCCCGTCCGGCGTTCGAGGACGAACTCGGCGAAGCCGGTGATGTACGGCACCGTCGTCGCCGGGCTCCTTCTCGCCCTCGCGGCAGCGGTCGTGGCCGGCCTGGCCCTCGGCTCGGTCCGTATACCGACGGCCGACGTCCTGGAGATCCTCACCGGCCACGCGGAACCCTCCCCGTTCCGCACCATCGTCCTGGACGTAAGACTCCCCAGGGTCCTGCTCGGCGCAGCCGTGGGCGCGGGGCTCGCCGTCATCGGCACCGTCCTCCAGGCCCTGGTGCGCAACCCCCTCGCGGACCCCTTCCTCCTCGGCGTCTCCTCCGGCGCCTCGGCCGGAGCGGTGGCCGTCATCGTCCTCGGCAGCGTCTTCGGCCTGGGCGCGGGCCTCGCCACCACCGTCACCCTCCCCGCCGCGGCCTTCGCCGGCGCCCTGCTCTCACTGCTCGTCGTCTACACCCTGGCAAGATCCGGCGGCGGATTCGCCACCGGCCGCCTGATCCTGGCCGGAGTGGCCGTCTCGTACATCCTCTCCGCGCTGACCAGCCTCATCCTGATCACGGCCGACAGCGCCGACCACCTCAAGGAAGTCCTGTACTGGACCCTCGGCGGCCTCGGCAGCGCCCGCTGGGACATGCTCGCCCTGCCCGGCATCGCGCTCATCGCGGGCACGGCCCTGCTCGTCGCCCTCGCCCGCCCCCTGGACCTGCTCCTGGTGGGGGAGGAGGGCGCCACCGTCCTCGGCCTCGACACGGCCCGCTTCCGCGCCGCCGTCTTCGTCCTCGCCTCGCTCCTGACCGGCGTACTCGTCGCGTACAGCGGGGCCATCGGCTTCGTGGGCCTGCTCGTGCCGCACGCGGCCCGGATGCTGGTCGGCGCCGCCCACCGGGCGCTCCTGCCGGTGGTGGCCCTGATGGGCGCGGTGTTCCTGGTCGCCGCCGACCTCGCCGCACGCACGGTCGCGGCGCCGCAGGACATCCCGGTGGGCGTGCTCACCGCGCTGACCGGCGGCCCCTTCTTCCTCTGGATGCTGCGAAGGAACCGTACGGAGGCCACCGCATGAGCGAACCGGCAGTCCTGAGCACCGACGCGCTCTCCTACCGCGTGGGCGACAAGACCCTCGTCGACGACGTCACCCTGCACGCCGCCCGAGGCGAGACCATCGGCCTCGTCGGCCCCAACGGCAGCGGCAAGACCACCCTCCTGCGCTGCGTCTACGGCACCCTCACGCCCACCGGTGGCCGCGTGCTCCTGGACGGCGACGACCTCGCCGCCCGCTCGGCCAAGGACCGCGCCCGCCGCATCGCCACCGTCCCGCAGGACGGACACACCGGCTTCGAGCTCACCGTCCGGCAGATCGTCGCCATGGGCCGCTCCCCGCACAAACGCTTCTGGGAGGCGGACACCGCGCACGACGCCGCCCTGGTCGGCGAGGCCCTTGACCGGGTCGGCGCGGCGGACCTCGCCCACCGCGCCTTCGCCGGGCTCTCCGGCGGCGAGCGCCAGCGCGCGCTGGTCGCCAGGGCGCTGGTGCAGGAGCCCGCGGTCCTCGTCCTCGACGAGCCGACCAACCACCTGGACATCCGCTACCAGCTGGAGATCCTCTCCCTGGTCCGTGGCCTCGGCACGCTCGGCACGACGAATCTCCTCGCCCTGCACGACCTCAATCTGGCCGCGTACCACTGCGACCGTCTGTACGTCCTCGACGCCGGCCGCCTCGTCGCGTCCGGAGCGCCGAAGGAGGTCCTGACCAGCGAGCTCCTCGCCGAGGTGTACGGCGTCACGGCGGAGGTGGCGATACATCCGGCCACGGGCGCTCCGACGGTCACCTACCTGCCCCCAGCTGGGCCGCGTCCCCCGTCATCCACGTGATGGACGCAATCCGTCCACCATGTGAGATCACATTCCAGAACCCGGACCGGGAATCGATACGATGACCGCATGGTTCCCCACGACGTGAGCGACAAGATGCCGGGCATGCTGCTCGTTGCGCGTCTGCACGTCGATTTGTGCAGGCTCTCCAGCGCGATCTGTTCGCGCTGACAGCCGCCGCCGTACGGCCGTGAGCCGCGGCGCCACCTCCGCGTAACGCCTGACGCCTACGCACCCGAACTGACGCATCCGCACCACCGGGCCGCCGCGCGCCCACCCACGTGACTTCCCCCGACAGGAGCCCAAGCCATGGCCATCGAGGTCCGCATCCCGACCATCCTCCGCACCTACACCGACGGCGCCAAGGCCGTCGAGGGCAGCGGGGACAACCTCGCCGAGCTCTTCACCGACCTCGACTCGCGGCACGCGGGCATCGCCGAGCGCATCGTGGACGGCGACAAGCTGCGCCGCTTCGTGAACGTGTACCTGAACGACGAGGACGTCCGCTTCCTGGACGGCATCTCCACCAAGCTCGCGGACGGCGACAGCGTCACGATCCTCCCGGCCGTGGCCGGCGGCATGGTCTGATCCCGGATGCCTCGCTACGACTCCCCGCTGGCGGCCGTGGGCAACACGCCCCTCGTCCGCCTGCCGCGCCTCTCCCCGTCCGGAGACGTCCGCATCTGGGCGAAGCTGGAGGACCGGAACCCCACCGGCTCCATCAAGGACCGCCCGGCGCTGCACATGGTCGAACAGGCGGAGAAGGACGGCCGGTTGACGCCCGGCTGCACCATCCTGGAGCCGACGTCCGGCAACACGGGCATCTCGCTCGCCATGGCGGCCAAGCTCAAGGGCTACCGCATCGTGTGCGTCATGCCGGAGAACACCTCGCAGGAGCGGCGTGAGCTCCTCGCCATGTGGGGCGCGGAGATCATTCCGTCCCCGGCGGCCGGCGGCTCGAACACGGCGGTACGCGTCGCCAAGGAGCTGGCGGCGGAGCACCCGGACTGGGTGATGCTCTACCAGTACGGGAACCCGGACAATGCGGGCGCGCACTACGCCACGACCGGCCCCGAGATCCTCGCCGACCTCCCCTCCATCACCCACTTCGTGGCGGGCCTCGGCACGACGGGCACGCTCATGGGCGTGGGCCGCTTCCTGCGCGAGCAGAAGCCCGACATCAAGATCGTCGCCGCGGAGCCGCGCTACGACGACCTCGTGTACGGCCTGCGGAACCTCGACGAGGGCTTCGTCCCCGAGCTGTACGACGCCTCCGTCCTGACCACCCGCTTCTCGGTCGGCTCGGCGGACGCGGTGACGCGCACCCGGGAGCTCCTCCAGCAGGAGGGCATCTTCGCGGGCGTCTCCACCGGCGCCGCGCTGCACGCGGCGATCGGCGTCGGCAAGAAGGCGCTGGCGGCGGGGGAGTCCGCCGACATCGCGTTCGTGGTGGCCGACGGTGGCTGGAAGTACCTGTCGACCGGCGTCTACACGGCGGAGACGACAGAGGCAGCGATCGAGACACTGCAGGGCCAACTCTGGGCTTAGGTGCCCGGCGGAGCGGGTTCATCACCGGCTCCGCCGCGTTCGTCCTCAAACGCCGGACGGGCTGAGATTCTTCGGCCTGCCCGGCGTTTTCGCGCCCTGCCCCGCCGCGGAGTCGGGCGACGCCTGGCTCGACGGCACCGCATGTCACCGGCTCCGCCGCGTTCGTCCTCAAACGCCGGACGGCTGAAAATCCCATGCCGGGCGGCCGGAGATCCGCCGCCGGACGGGCTGGAGGTCCGTTCCGTTACCCCGCCAAGTACCTGACCTGGTCCCACAGCGCCGGATCCGCGATCCCCGCCTGTCTGCGGAACTCCCACACCGGCACGTCCCGTAGCTCGTCCGTCTCCAGGAAGCTCGGGCGGCCCCGCGCGTCCCCCACGGAACCCGGCGGCAGCGGAATCACCCCGGGGCGCTCGTCGTGGTACTTGCTGGTGATCTTCGCGACGACCGCGCTCTCGCCCCGCACCGACAGCACGAGACAGGGCCTGTCCTTGCCGCCGGGGCCGTCCTCGTACGGCACCCGCGCCCACCAGATCTCCGCCGGTTTCGGCGCGGGCGGACGGCGCCGCGGCCCCCGCGGACGGCCCGGCGGACGGGTGGTCCGGCCGCGCGGTCCGCGGTTGCCGCGACCCCAGCCGTCCACCACCGCGGCGACCACGGCGAGCACCACCACGGCCGCCAGCGCGAGCCACCACGACGTATCCATACCGCAGACGGTACCGGCGCGCTCCCCGCCCCGCGCGCCCCCCGAACCGGTGACAGAGCAGGTGAGTTCTCCCACAACGGCCCACGACGGAGGAGCGACCGGACCTTTTGCGCCTTACGCTCGACGAACCGCAGAACTCCTCGAAGAGCCTCTCGCAGGCCTTTCGCGAGCCCCCGCAAAAGCCCCCGCACAACCCCCGTTTCGCCCCCGGAGGTTTCCGCTCCATGAAGCTCACCGTCGTCGGCTGCTCGGGGTCGTTTCCGTCCGCGGACTCGGCCTGTTCGAGCTACCTCGTAGAGGCCGACGGCTTCCGGCTGCTTCTCGACATGGGCAATGGCGCCCTCGGCGAGCTGCAGCGCCATGTCGGTCTGTACGACCTGGACGCGATCTTCCTCAGCCATCTGCACGCCGACCACTGCATCGACATGTGCGCCTATTTCGTGGCGCGCTACTACCGGCACGAAGGCGGCCGCTGCGCCCCCATCCCGGTCTACGGACCCGAGGGCACCGAACAGCGCCTCACCACCGCGTACGCCGACACCCCCTCCGCCTCCTCGATGAGCGAGGTCTTCGACTTCCACACCGTGAAGCCCGCCTCCTTCGACATCGGCCCCTTCTCTGTCCGCACGGAGAAGGTGCACCACCCCGTCGAGGCGTACGGCATCCGCGTCGAGCACGGGGGCAGGTCCCTCACGTACTCGGGAGACACGGGTGTGTGCGGCGTGCTCGACGAACTGGCCGCCGACACCGACCTGTTCCTCTGCGAGGCGGCCTTCACGCACGGCAAGGAGAACATCCCCGACCTGCACCTCAACGGCCGTGAGGCGGGGGAGTCCGCCCGGCGCGCGAACGCCTCGCGCCTCGTCCTCACCCACATCCCGCCGTGGACGGACCCCCAGGTGAACCTGGCGGACGCGCGCGCGGTCTACGACGGACCGGTCGAGCTCGCGGCATCCGGCCGCAGCTACGAGATCTAGCGGCCCCCTGACCTGGCGATCCCCTGACCTAGCGCCTGCTCCCGCGGCCGCCCAGCGCCATCCTGTTCCAGGTGTGGCGGCGGCCGCGGACCGCGACCGAGTACGCGTACATGACCTCCGGATCGCACATGCCCGGCAGGTAGGAGTCCCCGAAGTGGTGGGCGTCGACGCCCACTTCCTTCGCGTTCAGGGCGAGCTGCGGCACGACGTTCGCGTGACTGCCCTCCTGGCTGGTTCCGATCGCCCCCATCACCACCGCCCCCGCGTCCTGCACCGCGGCCACCGCCTCGGCGGCCAGCTCCTTGGTGACCCCGGGCAGCGTCCCCGGCAGCGGCATCACGACACCGTCGGCGCCCGCGTCCACGAGCGAGGTGAGCCGGGCCGCCGTGACCCGCTCCGGATGCCCGGCGTGGTGCATCTTGCCGCTCCAGAGCGCGACGTCGTCCCCGAGGCCCTGCCGCAGCTCCTCGGTCACCCGCGCGAGCCCCTCGTACGAACCGCCCGTCCCCGGATTCGCCGTCAGGCAGAGCATCGCCGCACCCATGTCGATCAGCCGTCTGGCGTACTCGGGCTTGGCACGGCGGATCTCGGGGACGTCACCGGGCTCCAGATTGATGCCGACGGGTCGCCCGATGAAGGCGGCGAGCCCGGCGATGGAGTCGAACGTGCCGAGCCCCGGCAGGTCGAGCCGCTCGCCGTCCCAGGCCCGCTCGATCAGGTTCAGCACGACGATGTCGGCGCCGAAGGCCGCGACGAGCTCGGCGTTGTGCACACCGGGCATGCCGGGCACGGGGACGAGGGCGGCCCGGTCGGCGAACACCTCGCCGACCATGGTGCGGCCCTCGGCGGCGGCCACGGACGCGGTGAGGGCGCGACCGCGGAGGGCGGAGAGCTGGTCGCGGTCGAGGTCGAGGATGCGGGGGGTGCTCATACGTCGACCGTAAGCCGCAGACCATGACAAAGCCCCGCACCGTTGGTCGCAACGGTGCGGGGCTTACGTCCCGAAGTGGGGCGGGAGGCTACTTGGCCTCGGCCTTCTGGAGCTCGGCGAGCTCCTCGTCGGACTCGCGGCCCGGCGTCGGGATGTTCCACTTGAGGATCGCGAAGCGGAAGATCGCGTAGTAGACCACCGCGAAGCAGAGGCCGACCAGGACGAGCATCCAGGGCTTGGTCGCGATGCCCAGGTTGAGGAAGAAGTCGATCGCACCGGCCGAGAAGCCGAAGCCGTCCTTCATGCCGAGCGCCCAGGTCAGGGCCATGGAGACACCGGTGAGCACCGCGTGGATCGCGTACAGCACCGGGGCGATGAACATGAACGTGAACTCGATCGGCTCGGTCACGCCGGTGACGAACGCGGTGAGCGCGAGGGAGAACATCATGCCGCCGACGACCTTGCGGCGCTCGGGGCGTGCGCAGTGGACGATCGCGAGGCAGGCCGCCGGGAGGGCGAACATCATGATCGGGAAGAAGCCGGTCATGAACTGTCCCGCGGACGGGTCACCCTGGAGGAACCGGGCGATGTCGCCGCTCTTGCCCTCGTACGAACCGGCCTGGAACCACGGGAAGGAGTTCAGCAGGTGGTGCATGCCGACGGGGATCAGCGCACGGTTGACGACACCGAAGATGCCCGCGCCGACGGCGCCCGACCCGACGAGCCACTCGCCGAAGTTGTGCAGACCCGTGCCGAGGACCGGCCAGATGTAGCCGAAGATGATGCCGATGAACAGACCCGCGAAGGCGGAGAGGATCGGGACCAGACGGCGGCCGCCGAAGAAGCCCGCCCAGTCGGGCAGCTTCGTCCGGTAGAACTTCTGGTACAGCAGGGCCACGACTATGCCCATGACCACACCGCCGAGGACCTTGGCGTCCACGGGGGCGTCCACCATGACGACCTTGCCGTCGACGGCGGTGGCGACCTTCGGCAGGTTCTTGTCCGTGAAGGTGCCGAGCACCTTCTGGAAGACCAGGTAGCCGGTGACGGCCGCGAGAGCGGTCGAGCCGTCCGACTTCTTGGCGAAGCCGATCGCGATGCCCACGGCGAACAGCAGCGCCATGTTGTCGATGATCGCGCTGCCGCCGGCCGCCATGAACGTGGCGATCTTGGTGATGAACGCGGGGAAGGACTCGCGGCCGAGCATGTCGGGCTGGCCGAGGCGGATGAGCAGGGCGCCTGCGGGCAGCACGGCGACCGGCAGCATGAGGCTGCGGCCGATGCGCTGCATGACAGCCATCGCGCCTGCGCCCTTCTTCTTGTCGGCCGCGGGGGCGGCACTGGCCGTGGACACAACTTCCTCCAGTGGGCAAGGCGCCGCCTAGGACATGGAAGATGGGGACGGCGGCGTCTCCGGGGGCCGCGGCGGACGGCCGCGTGGTCTACACCAATTAGTGGTGTAGACCTGTTGTAGCACGGTGAAGGTGACGTAAGGAACCCACGAGATTTGTGGGGTCCGCCATAACGTGAAATTAACGTCGAAAGACCCCTGGACCACAGGGTCCAAGGGTCTTCCGGCTGTGACCTGGGTGCGCCCGCGATGCGAGCCCTGCCAGCGGCTAAGCCTTCGTCTGCTCCGCGTCCAGCGCTTCCGCTTCCTCCTCGGGCTCACGCCCCGGCGTCGGCAGGTTGAACTTGCGGATCACGAAGCTGAACAGGACGTAATACACCACCGCGAACGCGAGCCCGATGGGAATGATCAGCCAGGGTTTGGTGGCCAGACTCCAGTTGATGACGTAGTCGATCAAGCCCGCCGAGAAACTGAAGCCGTCCTTCACCCCCAGTGCCCACGTCACCGCCATCGAGACACCGGTGAGCACCGCGTGGATCGCGTACAGCAGCGGCGCGATGAAGAGGAACGAGTACTCGATCGGCTCCGTGATGCCCGTGACGAACGACGTCAGACCGACCGAGAGCATCATGCCGCCGACCACCTTGCGACGCTCCGGGCGGGCCGCGTGCGTGATCGCCAGGGCCGCCGCCGGCAGCGCGAACATCATGATCGGGAAGAAGCCCGAGGTGAACTGACCGGCCGTCGGGTCGCCCGCGAGGAACCGGTTGATGTCACCGTGCACGATCGTGCCGTCCGGCTTGGTGAAGTCGCCGAACTGGAACCAGACGAACGTGTTCAGGAACTGATGCAGACCGATCGTCAGCAGCGCACGGTTGGCCACACCGAAGATTCCGGAGCCCAACCACCCAAGGTCCACCAGCCACTTGGAGAAGCTGGTCAGACCGTCACCGATCGGCGGCCAGATCCACACGCAGACACCGGCGAAGACCAGACCGACGAAGGCCATGATGATCGGCACGAGACGGCGGCCGTTGAAGAAGCCCAGCCAGTCGACCAGCTTCACGCGGTGGTAGCGCTGCCAGAACCACGCGGCGAGCAGACCCATCACGATGCCGCCGAAGACCCCCGGATTCTGGTACGGGGCCTGCGCGACCGTCCCGTCCTCCGCCACACAGACGCCGCCCCACATCCCCGCGCCGCCGAAGGTGGTGTCGGCGGGGCAGCCGTCGGGGAACGCGCGAAGGACCGCGTAGTAGACGAGGAAACCCGCGACAGCGGCGAGCGCCGTGGAGCCGTCCGATTTCTTGGCCATGCCGATCGCGACACCGATGCAGAACAGCAGCGGCAGACCGAGGGTGGAGTCCAGGAGGGAACCGCCCGCCGCCGCGAAGACCTTGGCGACGTTGTCCCAGCCGAGGCCGTCGGCACCGAAGACGTCCGGCTGGCCGAGGCGGTTGAGGATGCCCGCCGCGGGAAGCACGGCGATGGGCAGCTGGAGGCTGCGGCCCATCTTCTGGAGGCCCTGGAACAGGCCGTTCCACCACTTCTTCTGCGGCACCGCCGCTGCGTTGGAACTCATGGGCGTCCCCTCCGGAACAAGCCAGGTTTGGCGGTCGTTGAAAACTGGTGTAGACCAGTTGCGGAACGAGTGCGGTGCCGTGCCCGCAGGAGTGGCACCTTGACCGTCATCATTGGGTACGACTGCCGTAACCGCCCGCGAAGATGCTCCAACCGTGCGTTACCGTGACAAAGCGGACCTACGGTGTGGTGAGGCCGCGTCCTTTAAGAACAGGGAGAAACACCATGGCCACCAAGGCTGAGAAGATCGTCGCCGGGCTCGGCGGCATCGACAACATCGAAGAGGTCGAGGGCTGCATCACCCGCCTCCGCACCGAGGTCAAGGACCCGAGCCTCGTCGACGACGCCGCACTCAAGGCCGCCGGCGCCCACGGCGTCGTCAAGATGGGCACCGCGATCCAGGTCGTCATCGGCACCGACGCCGACCCCATCGCCGCCGACATCGAAGACCTGATGTAAGCAGCAACACCAGCAGCAGCACCAGCATCAGCTTCAGCGGCTGAACGCACCACAGAGGCCCCGCCCAGAACCTGGACGGGGCCTCCGCGTGCCACACACAAGAGGCCGGGACGGAGCCCAGGACAGAGCCCAGGGCCAACAACCCCCACACCCGCCCGAACGCTAGGCTCCACGCATGTCTTCACAGCCCCGCATCGACGGCCGCACCCCCGAACAACTCCGCCCCATCACCATCGAGCGCGGCTGGAGCAAGCACGCCGAAGGCTCCGTCCTCATCTCCTTCGGCGACACCAAAGTCTTCTGCACCGCCTCCGTCACCGAAGGCGTCCCCCGCTGGCGCAAGGGCAGCGGCGAAGGCTGGGTCACCGCCGAATACTCCATGCTCCCCCGCTCCACCAACACCCGCGGCGACCGCGAATCCGTACGCGGCAAGATCGGCGGCCGCACCCACGAGATCAGCCGCCTCATCGGCCGCTCCCTGCGCGCCGTCATCGACTACAAGGCCCTCGGCGAGAACACCATCGTCCTCGACTGCGACGTCCTCCAGGCCGACGGCGGCACCCGCACCGCAGCCATCACCGGCGCCTACGTCGCACTCGCCGACGCCGTCGCCTGGGCCCAGGGCAAGAAGCTCATCAAGGCCGGCCGCAAGCCCCTCACCGACACCGTCTCCGCCGTCTCCGTCGGCATCGTCGGCGGCGTCCCCCTCCTCGACCTCCGCTACGAGGAAGACGTCAAGGCCGACACCGACATGAACGTCGTCTGCACCGGCGACGGCCGCTTCGTCGAGGTCCAGGGCACCGCCGAGGCCGAGCCCTTCGACCGCAAGGAACTCAACGCCCTCCTCGACCTCGCCGTCGGCGGCTGCGAAGACCTCGCTGCATTCCAGCGCAAGGCACTCGAAGCAACCAACTAGACCGCCCCACAAGCAACCATCGGGCCCTCCGCGGGCGTTCTTACGAATACGGGCGCACGGGCAAAGCCGAGCGCCCGTAACAGCACTCGGGGAGGGACCCACGCATGGCCGCGCGCCACCGCCGTATCGCCACCGCCATCACCTCAGTTCTGATCGCCGTGCCGGCGGGCATCGGCCTGGTCGGCTGCGACGCCGTCAACAAGGCGCTCGACTGCGTCCAGACCGCCGACGCCATAGCCGACAGCGTCACCGACCTCCAACAAGCCGTCGAAAAAGCCGGCGACGACCCCACACAGGCCGACAAGGCACTCGACGACATCGACAAGAACATCGACGAAATCGGCGACAAGACCGACGACGCCGACGTCAACAAAGCCGTCGACCACCTCGACAAGGCCGTCGGCAACGTCCGCACCTCCATCGACAACGGCGACACGACACCCGACCTCAGCCCCATCGTCGACGCCGCCGGAGAACTCACCAAGGTCTGTACGCCGTAACGGGCCCAGGCTTGGATACTGGTGGGCATGACCCGCCTCATCCTCGCCACCCGCAACAACGGCAAGATCACGGAACTCAAGGCGATCCTCGCCGACGCAGGCCTCACCCACGAGCTCGTCGGCGCGGACGCCTACCCCGAGATCCCCGACGTCAGGGAAACCGGCGTCACCTTCGCCGAGAACGCCCTCCTCAAGGCCCACGCCCTCGCCAAGGCCACCGGCCTCCCCGCGG
This Streptomyces sp. NBC_01283 DNA region includes the following protein-coding sequences:
- a CDS encoding PTS transporter subunit EIIC, producing the protein MSSNAAAVPQKKWWNGLFQGLQKMGRSLQLPIAVLPAAGILNRLGQPDVFGADGLGWDNVAKVFAAAGGSLLDSTLGLPLLFCIGVAIGMAKKSDGSTALAAVAGFLVYYAVLRAFPDGCPADTTFGGAGMWGGVCVAEDGTVAQAPYQNPGVFGGIVMGLLAAWFWQRYHRVKLVDWLGFFNGRRLVPIIMAFVGLVFAGVCVWIWPPIGDGLTSFSKWLVDLGWLGSGIFGVANRALLTIGLHQFLNTFVWFQFGDFTKPDGTIVHGDINRFLAGDPTAGQFTSGFFPIMMFALPAAALAITHAARPERRKVVGGMMLSVGLTSFVTGITEPIEYSFLFIAPLLYAIHAVLTGVSMAVTWALGVKDGFSFSAGLIDYVINWSLATKPWLIIPIGLAFAVVYYVLFSFVIRKFNLPTPGREPEEEAEALDAEQTKA
- a CDS encoding putative leader peptide, which codes for MVPHDVSDKMPGMLLVARLHVDLCRLSSAICSR
- a CDS encoding ABC transporter substrate-binding protein gives rise to the protein MSRPISRPLRLLAAAALLVPLAACSSAADSGTQSDAGKPTAKAAGFPYTVTNCGVKTTYEEPPKRAVTMNQHATEVLLELGLEDRIAGTAYLDDKVLPKYAKAYADAPVLAKEYPSYEKLLAADPEFVYGGYASAFQAGEGRSRGALAKSGIESRLNVEGCAKKPVTMDDVYREVREVGSTFGVRARADKWVGQARRDLKDAAKDTKGREPVPVFVYDSGDKTAFTAGGRGIGNDIIERAGGRNVFADLDKSFGDASWETVVDRNPEVIVILDYGGTTVAQKKKRLLDDPVLADVPAIEHKRFAVLPLSDAVVGVRAPGAVKKLADQL
- a CDS encoding PLP-dependent cysteine synthase family protein, with product MPRYDSPLAAVGNTPLVRLPRLSPSGDVRIWAKLEDRNPTGSIKDRPALHMVEQAEKDGRLTPGCTILEPTSGNTGISLAMAAKLKGYRIVCVMPENTSQERRELLAMWGAEIIPSPAAGGSNTAVRVAKELAAEHPDWVMLYQYGNPDNAGAHYATTGPEILADLPSITHFVAGLGTTGTLMGVGRFLREQKPDIKIVAAEPRYDDLVYGLRNLDEGFVPELYDASVLTTRFSVGSADAVTRTRELLQQEGIFAGVSTGAALHAAIGVGKKALAAGESADIAFVVADGGWKYLSTGVYTAETTEAAIETLQGQLWA
- a CDS encoding FecCD family ABC transporter permease; its protein translation is MYGTVVAGLLLALAAAVVAGLALGSVRIPTADVLEILTGHAEPSPFRTIVLDVRLPRVLLGAAVGAGLAVIGTVLQALVRNPLADPFLLGVSSGASAGAVAVIVLGSVFGLGAGLATTVTLPAAAFAGALLSLLVVYTLARSGGGFATGRLILAGVAVSYILSALTSLILITADSADHLKEVLYWTLGGLGSARWDMLALPGIALIAGTALLVALARPLDLLLVGEEGATVLGLDTARFRAAVFVLASLLTGVLVAYSGAIGFVGLLVPHAARMLVGAAHRALLPVVALMGAVFLVAADLAARTVAAPQDIPVGVLTALTGGPFFLWMLRRNRTEATA
- a CDS encoding M67 family metallopeptidase gives rise to the protein MLTLTQALHDQIVAHARQDHPDEACGVVAGPEGTGRPERFIPMLNAARSPTFYEFDSGDLLKLYREMDDRDEEPVIVYHSHTATEAYPSRTDITYANEPGAHYVLVSTADTDDAGEFQFRSYRIVDGEVTEEEVKVVQAY
- a CDS encoding MBL fold metallo-hydrolase, whose amino-acid sequence is MKLTVVGCSGSFPSADSACSSYLVEADGFRLLLDMGNGALGELQRHVGLYDLDAIFLSHLHADHCIDMCAYFVARYYRHEGGRCAPIPVYGPEGTEQRLTTAYADTPSASSMSEVFDFHTVKPASFDIGPFSVRTEKVHHPVEAYGIRVEHGGRSLTYSGDTGVCGVLDELAADTDLFLCEAAFTHGKENIPDLHLNGREAGESARRANASRLVLTHIPPWTDPQVNLADARAVYDGPVELAASGRSYEI
- a CDS encoding PTS transporter subunit EIIC; this translates as MSTASAAPAADKKKGAGAMAVMQRIGRSLMLPVAVLPAGALLIRLGQPDMLGRESFPAFITKIATFMAAGGSAIIDNMALLFAVGIAIGFAKKSDGSTALAAVTGYLVFQKVLGTFTDKNLPKVATAVDGKVVMVDAPVDAKVLGGVVMGIVVALLYQKFYRTKLPDWAGFFGGRRLVPILSAFAGLFIGIIFGYIWPVLGTGLHNFGEWLVGSGAVGAGIFGVVNRALIPVGMHHLLNSFPWFQAGSYEGKSGDIARFLQGDPSAGQFMTGFFPIMMFALPAACLAIVHCARPERRKVVGGMMFSLALTAFVTGVTEPIEFTFMFIAPVLYAIHAVLTGVSMALTWALGMKDGFGFSAGAIDFFLNLGIATKPWMLVLVGLCFAVVYYAIFRFAILKWNIPTPGRESDEELAELQKAEAK
- a CDS encoding ABC transporter ATP-binding protein, with protein sequence MSEPAVLSTDALSYRVGDKTLVDDVTLHAARGETIGLVGPNGSGKTTLLRCVYGTLTPTGGRVLLDGDDLAARSAKDRARRIATVPQDGHTGFELTVRQIVAMGRSPHKRFWEADTAHDAALVGEALDRVGAADLAHRAFAGLSGGERQRALVARALVQEPAVLVLDEPTNHLDIRYQLEILSLVRGLGTLGTTNLLALHDLNLAAYHCDRLYVLDAGRLVASGAPKEVLTSELLAEVYGVTAEVAIHPATGAPTVTYLPPAGPRPPSST
- a CDS encoding MoaD/ThiS family protein, with amino-acid sequence MAIEVRIPTILRTYTDGAKAVEGSGDNLAELFTDLDSRHAGIAERIVDGDKLRRFVNVYLNDEDVRFLDGISTKLADGDSVTILPAVAGGMV
- a CDS encoding type II toxin-antitoxin system PemK/MazF family toxin — its product is MDTSWWLALAAVVVLAVVAAVVDGWGRGNRGPRGRTTRPPGRPRGPRRRPPAPKPAEIWWARVPYEDGPGGKDRPCLVLSVRGESAVVAKITSKYHDERPGVIPLPPGSVGDARGRPSFLETDELRDVPVWEFRRQAGIADPALWDQVRYLAG